The genomic window ATCCAAATTTGATTTGATAAGATTATAAGTAAGAATATCAAGAACCGTATTAATCTCTTTTTTTAAAGTCTTTTTTTTAGTTAAATAATACTCTTGTACAAACTTATCCATTTCAATATCAAAATCATCATAGGCGTTCTTAACATAAAAGTATGATATGGCAAATATCATAGAAGACATAATAATAATAAATGTAAAAATAATAATCTTTGATAAATTTTTTTCCATCGTAAAATTCAAAATAAACCTTTAATTAGCAATAATTGGTTATGATAACATAAATTTTCTAATAAGGATTTTTATAATATGCAAAATAATTTTATAAATAAACTTACTGCCTTTTCAGTTCTTTATGTAGAAGATGAAGATGGAATAAGAAATAATATAGAAGAGATATTAAAACATCTTTTTAAAGAAGTATTAACAGCTAAAAATGCAAGCGATGCATATTTAAAATATATTCAAAATAAACCAGATTTAATAATAACTGATATAAAAATGGGAAATGAAACAGGACTTGATTTATTAAAAAGAATTAGACAAACTGATTCAAAAACTAGATTAATAATAACTTCAGCACATACAGATTTAAATTATTTATTGGAAGCTACAGAATTACATCTTATAAAATATATTGTAAAACCTATTACAAATGATAAATTAATGGAAGCATTAGAATCATTTGTAAAATCCTATGATGAGAGTAAAATATATAATTTAAATACAAATTGGATTTTTGATTCAAGAAAATCTATTGTTTCAAATACAAATGAAGATTTTGCCCTAACAAAAAAAGAAGCAATTTTCCTAAAACTACTTATTACAAAAAATAGAATAATAACTTATGATGATCTTGAAAACTCAATTTGGGATGATGATTCAATTATGACAGCAAATGCAATGAGATTGTTTATAAAAAATCTAAGAAAAAAACTCCCTGAAAATTTCTTGAAAAATATCCAAGGAGTTGGTTATCAAATATCTAGAGGATTAGATAGCTAACTCTTTTTTGATATCAATTTTACTTAACTCATCTAATTTTATAAAATATGCGTGTCCTAAATAAATAATATAATAAACAGCAGTAAAAAGTGTAGCAAAAGGAATCATTGAAATAAAATACAAAAATAGCGTTCTAAGTCTAAAATTATTCCCCTCAGCCTTATAAATAATCTTAAATTGTTCTTTACTCAAAATCGTTGATGAAACATCAAAATTCAATAACTTATGGAAAAAATAATAAAAAGGTAAAGAAAAAGCCAATACATTTAAAATAGGTACAAAATAAACTGGAATTAAAATTATAAATAAAAAAACCATCATAAACAAACTTTTT from Arcobacter venerupis includes these protein-coding regions:
- a CDS encoding response regulator transcription factor, yielding MQNNFINKLTAFSVLYVEDEDGIRNNIEEILKHLFKEVLTAKNASDAYLKYIQNKPDLIITDIKMGNETGLDLLKRIRQTDSKTRLIITSAHTDLNYLLEATELHLIKYIVKPITNDKLMEALESFVKSYDESKIYNLNTNWIFDSRKSIVSNTNEDFALTKKEAIFLKLLITKNRIITYDDLENSIWDDDSIMTANAMRLFIKNLRKKLPENFLKNIQGVGYQISRGLDS